aaaagtttttcatttttatatattgattattgAGCATACCTCGAAGAACAGACTATGCGTTTGCTTAAGGACTTTAAGAACAGTGGCAAGCGCCCCATCTGGTTCGCTCTCATCGCTCTTCAGCTGCGAGAGAGACTGGAATCTGTGGTCAAACTGTTTGCAGCTTGACGCAAAAAAGTGATACCTCTCTATCACGATCAGATTGTCTTTATGACTTGGCCATGCCTGCGCATCAAACCAAGTATCAGAACATCTAATCTAAGAcaagaatatcatgattataATTAACATGAAGAATTGGCAAAGCAGGCAAAAAAAACTTACATTCTCTGTATCGTCAAGAATCAGAACAGCTTTTTCTTGTCCCAGCACCACATCTAAACTTTTTTGATGTCTCACCGTGCCATCATCTCGAGAAATGATCCGTTCCCCAAAGTACTCTCCTTTTGGGTCCAGCAGCTTCGCCATCTGTCGTGCATATGGCCTATCTCCCATTGTGTAAATATACAATACGAACATCTTGCTGGCTTCTTTTAGAAACGAATGAACAAACGGCCTTAATTTGGTCATCATATGCATGAACTCCAACATGAAGAGATCGCCACCAGAAACATCTGAGATCAGCAAAACAAACTTACTAGAACTGTATAACACATGCAAACATCTAGGTGGAAAAACACAAAaggcaaacaaacaaaagattTAGGTGTATTACCTTGAAGAGAATGTGTAAGGCTTTTCAAGTATTCCTCCTCTGGTCTCAGGTCCCTAAGTACGGTTGAGTTAAGCAAAGTGTGGTCTAGATCAAGAACTAAACATAACTTCCGCTGGCTTTGCAACATTTTCATATCTATATCACGCATCCGGGTTACTTCATCTTCATGGAACTTTATACCCTAAAGAAAACAGATTTCCCCAAAGCTCATTAACAATAGCTAAAGCAACGCTCTAATGAAACTAGTAAGAAAATTGAATAGATTGGCATACCTTGTGTATGTAAGTGAATGAAATaccagtttcttcttcttccactctttGGCCACAAACAATGCACATGTTTCCAAAAGTGCCTGGGTGTTGGCATGGTAACTTGCTTGAGGATGCTTCTGCAAGCAATAGCAAATTCGAATGTTAGAAGAACAGATAACAGAGATACAAAGTAAGGTTAAAGAGAAAGACTTTCACCTGAGATTTCTTGTGAAAACTTCACAGAAGCTACTTCCTCAATCTCGTCTTCATCCACGGTTTCTAGATGGTCTAGTTTTCGTCTCTTTAACCTAAAAGATGATTGAGAAACATGTTATGGAGAAAGTACACACACTAAAAGACTAGTGCTTTAAGATTcagatatgaaaaaaaaacaagcattGAACCTATGATTGGAAACTTCAGCATCATCCTCCGGTTCTTCTTCGATGGGAAATGACTCAGAGGAAGAATCTGAGTCAGAGTCCAACTCGGTTTCAAGGAAGGCAGCAAGATCATCGCTGCTGGAAGAATGCACTGGTGAATCACTCGCCACACTCATCTGAAAACCACTCACAAGTCACAAATTGATTAAAacctaaatcataaacaaacaaatgaaTGGAACTGCGAAATTGAAATCGCAGAGAAACGAAACGTATGAAAGAAGAGTACGGAAGAACACCTTCTACTTGGTGTCCGCCAATGGCGAGAGAACACTCAAATCGGGATTAGGTTTTGACGACGGAGGAGGAGATACGCCTCGACGACGGTGTTTAACAGTGAAGTGGTTGCTCCGATTGATATTTCACGAGCGCCAGGTGGTTATGTAAATGAGGCTCGTTAAGGGCCCATAGTAAAACTTTTTCATATTAAATGGGCTTTTAATTTGGGCTCATTAGTAAACGCAAACCCAACTTAAAGTCCACTCTATATAATACTTTTTTGCGTTGACCGGGTGATAATCCGGCGCGGTATAGACCACCGTAACAGAAACAGAAGCTCGTgtcctttgttttgttttgtatgaAAAAAACACAAGTGGCAGAAAGTATTGTCGGGATGGGTCTTTGCTAGGGTTTAATAGCGCGTTGCAGCTGCCACTCGGACCACTCTCTTTTCGAAATTAGCCGTAAAAGCTATCGTCTTTATCATCGTTCTCTAcacagttttttttcttcactcCCGACAAAATCACAAAACCGTGTGTCTTGTCTTAACTCGAATCCTCGATTCCTCTAGATTTTGCCGAATGGAGGCTTTGAGTAACGGATCCAGCGCCGTTTCGTCCTCTTCAGCTTCAGCCGTCTTTAGAAAGATCGAGTTTCACCCCGCGAGGAAGCCCTTCAATGGCTTCTCTAACGGTAAATCCGATTTCAAGATTGAGACTTTGAATCCCAGCTCCTCCTCTGCCAACAAGCAAGCCTTCTTCTCCTCACAGTCCTTTAAGAAGCGAGACGGGTCTGATCTGTTGGAGAATGGATTAGATCGGGAGCTTACTTTTAATAGAACGATCCGCAAAATCGTGAGTTTGCTTAGCCTTCCCTCTCTTTCGTTTTCATGCGAACTTTGTGATCGATGGAAAGACATTtacttttttggttttgtttgatttgTAGGGTGCTGGTTTGGAGAATCTCGGGAATACATGTTTTCTTAATTCGGTATTACAATGTTTGACATACACGGAGCCATTAGCTGCTTACCTGCATGATGTTGGCCATGAGAAACGCTGTAAGTTGCATTTAGATGCTGTTTGATTAGTTTCTGTGTGTGGCAAGTCCTTTATTCAGTATCTGATACAATGTTCATATCAAATCGTTTTGTGTAGGCCACGTGGCTGGGTTTTGTGCTTTATGTGCAATGCAGAAGCATGTGAGGAATGCCCTTCAAGCCACTGGCAAAATACTAGCACCGAAATATTTGGTCTCAAACCTGCGATGTATGCTTCTTCAGACCTTGTCTGCTTTGCACTATTTAGTATGCCAATTACTAATCAGACTAATGAGGATTCTTCAACTGCTTAATTAATTAGGCGTTTCGAGAAACTTCAGAAACTGTCGGCAGGAAGATGCTCATGAGTACATGATCAATCTCCTAGAGTGCATGCACAAGTGCAGTCTGCCGTCTGGTGTGTCAAGCGAATCCTCTGATGCTTACAGGAGCAGCTTGGTTCACAAAATATTCGGTGGTAGCCTCCGTAGTCGGGTAAAGTAACAACCTCTATGATAAAGATCAAAATTGCCTAAGCACCGTTCTCTAATgttgtgtatttttttattcaggTGAAATGCGCGCAATGCTCACATTGCTCTGACAAGTTTGATCCGTTTCTTGACTTGAGTCTAGACATTTCGAAGGCGGATTCCTTGCAGAGAGCGCTTACGCGTTTCACTGCTGTTGAGCTTTTAGATAACGGTGCAAAGGTTTACCAGTGCGAAAGATGCAAGCAGAAAGTTAAGGCTACAAAAGAGCTGACTGTTTCTAAGGCGCCGTATGTTCTCACTGTACATCTCAAGCGGTTTGAAGCGCATAGATCCGAAAAGATCGACAAGAAAGTCGATTTTGCCTCTGCAGTTGATATGAAACCTTTTGTCAGTGGTCCCTGTGTAAGTAAACTTcgtcttgtattttttttttttaatcattgaGCTTCATGGTTTCCCTTATAACAGTGCCGTACTTGTGTTGAACAGGAAGGTAATTTAAAGTACACTCTATATGGTGTCTTAGTTCATTATGGTCGAAGTATTCATTCTGGTCACTATGCGTGCTTTGTTCGCACTTCAAGTGGCATGTGGTACTCCCTTGATGATAACAGGGTAAGCAGCAGTGTTGTACGTTCTTTGGGTTGCAAAATTTTTGTTTGATAACCTGCTTGTTGACGTGTCTAGTAGTAAAGTTCTTCGTTACATTGTTGCTGTAGGTTTTGCAAGTTAGTGAGAAGAATGTGTTCAATCAGAAGGCGTATATGCTTTTCTATGTTCGTGATAGACAGAACACA
The window above is part of the Brassica napus cultivar Da-Ae chromosome C3, Da-Ae, whole genome shotgun sequence genome. Proteins encoded here:
- the LOC106387183 gene encoding RNA polymerase II C-terminal domain phosphatase-like 4 is translated as MSVASDSPVHSSSSDDLAAFLETELDSDSDSSSESFPIEEEPEDDAEVSNHRLKRRKLDHLETVDEDEIEEVASVKFSQEISEASSSKLPCQHPGTFGNMCIVCGQRVEEEETGISFTYIHKGIKFHEDEVTRMRDIDMKMLQSQRKLCLVLDLDHTLLNSTVLRDLRPEEEYLKSLTHSLQDVSGGDLFMLEFMHMMTKLRPFVHSFLKEASKMFVLYIYTMGDRPYARQMAKLLDPKGEYFGERIISRDDGTVRHQKSLDVVLGQEKAVLILDDTENAWPSHKDNLIVIERYHFFASSCKQFDHRFQSLSQLKSDESEPDGALATVLKVLKQTHSLFFEDGGEDLSGRDVRSLLKQVRKEILKGCKVVFSRVFPTKSQAEDHPLWRVAEGLGATCATEVDESVTHVVAMDVGTEKVRWAIREKKFVVHRGWIDAANYLWKKQPEENFGLEQLKKQGAEEKSDDVPLEK